In a single window of the Podospora pseudocomata strain CBS 415.72m chromosome 2 map unlocalized CBS415.72m_2, whole genome shotgun sequence genome:
- a CDS encoding uncharacterized protein (COG:B; EggNog:ENOG503P206), producing the protein MAKPTYRLAFKFSPILWSFFFLTINHVSALQTTCPNPLLSPLSAAPKQSPLLVDDESDSFDIPNLPWTHQPLCSTSFSDIPGEKFCVFSSASYNLGAGVSFLTTPETAAGLVVAIDRAADHWLERRHFKPQEEFQHPDLPYAIISIPGKGKGVIATRKISRFETIMRAFPAVIADNAFFPREEEDEAGVKFKVTEGGTRKATPAGESVRAKGFVKGRKYYQRALEQLGDRQRVLNLARSRKGEMHVLEDVIRTNAFGMTVNGRDCKGLYPEIARMNHACDPNAFPRFTSNDLVMSAIATRDIMPGEEITISYIPLGMPTSYRAKSLGNWHFNCTCALCTAPAEARDASDSRRERLMELFYAMQDSETQYDALVDWTREFIELAQVERLITKIGEYYQVFMKLYYDKGDPESAKKYGEAALYFAEIFSDPEGGFCTSLREDLQVVEKVLAESKAKSG; encoded by the exons atggcta AACCCACATACCGTCTGGCTTTCAAGTTTTCACCCATACtttggtcttttttcttcctgaCTATCAACCATGTTTCTGCCCTTCAAACCACATGTCCTAATCCTCTACTCTCCCCATTATCTGCTGCACCGAAGCAGTCACCTCTTTTAGTGGATGACGAATCAGATTCCTTCGACATTCCCAATCTGCCGTGGACCCACCAACCTCTCTGCTCAACGTCCTTCTCCGACATTCCAGGCGAGAAGTTTTGTGTCTTTTCGTCCGCGTCGTACAATCTAGGGGCTGGAGTGTCCTTTCTGACAACTCCAGAAACTGCTGCTggcctggtggtggccatCGACAGAGCTGCGGACCATTGGCTAGAGAGAAGACATTTCAAACCTCAGGAGGAGTTTCAGCATCCCGATCTGCCATACGCCATCATATCTATTCCcggaaagggaaaaggagTCATCGCAACCAGAAAGATCAGCCGGTTTGAAACCATCATGCGCGCTTTTCCTGCCGTGATTGCGGATAACGCTTTCTTCCCccgggaagaggaggacgaagcaGGTGTCAAATTCAAGGTGACAGAGGGAGGCACGCGCAAGGCCACACCAGCAGGAGAATCTGTGAGAGCAAAAGGTTTTGTAAAAGGTAGAAAATATTACCAGCGAGCGTTGGAGCAACTGGGGGACAGACAACGGGTTTTGAACCTGGCGAGGAGCAGAAAAGGTGAAATGCATGTGCTGGAAGATGTGATCCGGACCAATGCCTTTGGCATGACAGTCAACGGTCGTGATTGCAAAGGGCTGTATCCCGAGATTGCG AGGATGAACCACGCTTGTGATCCCAA TGCCTTTCCACGCTTCACCTCCAACGATTTGGTCATGTCGGCGATCGCAACGAGAGATATCATGCCGGGAGAAGAGATCACCATCAGCT ATATCCCGCTGGGCATGCCCACGTCATACCGTGCCAAATCGCTGGGCAACTGGCATTTCAACTGTACCTGTGCACTTTGCACGGCCCCGGCCGAGGCCAGAGACGCGTCCGACTCTCGTCGCGAGCGGCTGATGGAGCTGTTTTATGCCATGCAGGACTCAGAGACCCAATATGACGCTTTGGTGGATTGGACCCGAGAGTTCATCGAGCTGGCACAGGTGGAAAGGCTTATTACCAAGATTGGGGAATACTACCAGGTTTTCATGAAGTTATACTATGATAAAGGGGACCCGGAGAGCGCGAAAAAGTACGGAGAGGCTGCATTGTACTTTGCCGAGATCTTTTCAGACCCCGAGGGTGGATTCTGTACCAGTCTGAGAGAAGACTTGCAAGTAGTCGAGAAGGTTCTTGCAGAGAGCAAGGCAAAGTCGGGGTAA
- a CDS encoding uncharacterized protein (EggNog:ENOG503NZDP; COG:S), which yields MIVSTAVACALAAVVTAYTDIRHKRFMVKNIDPIVYPGQYRSHMHSFFGSDAVTKDLPTTADLQKGCASGENPNDLSVYWIPTLYYVRGPTDFVEVNPGMFSTYYENIDKAEIPYPQDFFAIAGNATARSQSDVNEGTTGLTWWCENGPEDRQNRNRALMPRVTCSGNIQVILRFPDCVQTSNIKNYAYTAANGGRCPSGMKRIPQLRFSVRYNVRSLLPKGWSGTPPLKLACGEVGEGYCFHGDFINGWFDDAQKNLLMATSRNQWMRVDGARGEGKAGTTCGPKDREPAKGTSDYLTSVDMMKMH from the exons atgaTCGTCTCGACAGCTGTTGCATGCGCTCTGGCGGCGGTCGTGACGGCATATACTGACATCCGCCACAAGCGATTCATGGTCAAGAATATTGATCCTATCGTTTATCCTGGGCAGTACCGTTCTCATATGCACTCATTCTTTGGATCCGATGCTGTGACCAAAGACCTGCCCACCACGGCCGACCTGCAGAAAGGCTGTGCCTCTGGAGAGAACCCCAACGATTTGTCAGTGTACT GGATTCCAACCCTTTACTATGTACGGGGACCAACCGACTTTGTGGAGGTGAATCCGGGCATGTTCAGCACATACTATGAAAACATCGACAAGGCCGAGATTCCATATCCACAAGACTTTTTTGCCATTGCAGGAAATGCAACAGCGAGAAGCCAGAGTGATGTGAACGAGGGCACCACTGGTCTGACATGGTGGTGTGAAAATGGGCCTGAGGACAGACAGAACCGTAATCGAGCTCTCATGCCTCGCGTGACGTGCAGCGGCAATATCCAAGTCATTCTTCGGTTTCCGGATTGCGTCCAGACAAGCAACATCAAGAACTATGCCTACACCGCAGCGAACGGTGGCCGTTGTCCCTCAGGTATGAAACGAATTCCGCAGCTCCGGTTCTCTGTTCGATACAATGTTCGCAGCCTGCTTCCCAAAGGTTGGTCCGGCACTCCACCTCTGAAGTTGGCTTGCGGCGAAGTAGGCGAAGGGTACTGCTTTCATGGGGATTTCATCAATGGGTGGTTTGACGACGCTCAGAAAAATCTGCTGATGGCCACGAGCCGCAACCAGTGGATGAGAGTTGACGGCGCcaggggggaagggaaagcGGGGACAACATGTGGGCCAAAAGATCGGGAGCCGGCAAAGGGAACAAGTGACTATCTTACAAGTGTCGACATGATGAAGATGCACTAG
- a CDS encoding uncharacterized protein (EggNog:ENOG503P09Z; COG:S), whose product MSALIPFSQAIKVERLDSHTYKTNLLDSYCIGTVPNGGYSASCLLEAARLHLASKHQKDAMTSHFQFLNRTEVGPAIIIISETKPGRQFSMLHLTLYQRGLLDQAPWITKGTSRAEITAYLTMTDLSREQGLTLPTVWSLPSKTASPDFSLLKSKRQDDNWRELDLGSSGAFGTYARVLDNCHFYFPKRGQEHPSVIDLWMRFKIPSEGFTNSSLGLVSDAFPYVVEAFRPPPGGETDKPFKATEMFWYPTIVMSLELKRSLPEEKGVEWLRLRMQSKEIRNGRLDLEVVITDEKGELIGVSNQVNLILGSERNTGGREIGKI is encoded by the exons ATGTCTGCCCTCATCCCTTTTTCCCAAGCCATCAAGGTGGAGAGACTCGACTCTCACACATACAAAACTAACCTGCTGGACTCCTATTGCATTGGGACTG TCCCCAATGGCGGGTATTCCGCATCTTGCCTGTTGGAGGCAGCCCGTTTGCATTTGgcatcaaaacaccaaaaagatGCCATGACGTCGCATTTTCAATTTCTCAATCGAACCGAAGTTGGCCCtgctatcatcatcatctcggAAACCAAGCCAGGAAGACAGTTCTCGATGCTTCATCTGACACTCTACCAACGAGGACTACTTGACCAAGCGCCCTGGATTACCAAGGGAACGTCCCGGGCCGAGATCACGGCCTATCTGACCATGACGGATCTCTCCAGAGAGCAAGGACTCACACTGCCCACTGTGTGGTCATTGCCGTCCAAGACTGCCTCACCAGACTTTTCCCTGTTGAAATCAAAGAGACAGGATGACAACTGGCGGGAGCTCGACCTTGGATCTTCCGGAGCGTTTGGCACATACGCACGGGTTTTGGACAACTGCCATTTTTACTTTCCAAAGCGGGGACAGGAGCACCCGAGTGTAATCGACCTGTGGATGCGATTCAAGATCCCGTCAGAGGGGTTCACAAACTCTTCCCTCGGGCTCGTCAGTGATGCTTTCCCCTACGTCGTCGAAGCGTTTCGGCCCCCTCCAGGCGGCGAAACAGATAAGCCATTCAAAGCGACCGAGATGTTCTGGTATCCGACGATCGTGATGAGTCTGGAACTGAAACGTTCGCTGCccgaggaaaagggggttgagTGGCTCAGGTTGAGGATGCAAAGCAAAGAGATCAGAAACGGAAGACTGGACCTGGAAGTGGTGATTACGGACGAAAAGGGGGAGTTGATCGGGGTCAGCAACCAGGTCAATTTGATCCTGGGCAGCGAAAGAAACACCGGAGGCCGGGAGATTGGGAAGATCTGA
- a CDS encoding uncharacterized protein (COG:S; EggNog:ENOG503PPKD) produces the protein MKSFTLLAGLLFSSTASSAVQGIKSPKPPSLNHLCSVNFTLGDAIPIGSGPRGIRLVIPILNGTFWGPRLKGTILPIGADWALLDPKYGLDPDKSFTADVRTTFKTHDGEFIQVTLSGERQSDDARKRTLVRIGMEAGSERYYWVNSLVGLGVVMRPAEEGREFELGMEFWQAQL, from the exons ATGAAGAGCTTCACACTTCTCGCAGGTCTTTTGTTCTCGTCCACGGCTTCATCAGCCGTGCAGGGCATAAagtcccccaaacccccgtCGCTGAACCATCTTTGCTCGGTCAATTTTACTTTGGGTGACGCTATCCCGATTGGAAGCGGACCAAGAGGCATTCGGCTGGTTATTCCCATCTTGAACGGCACCTTCTGGGGACCTAGACTTAAGG GTACCATCTTACCGATCGGTGCGGACTGGGCCCTGCTTGATCCGAAGTATGGCCTTGATCCAGACAAGAGCTTTACAGCTGATGTCAGGACCACATTCAAAACCCACGACGGGGAGTTTATCCAGGTCACTCTTTCTGGGGAAAGACAGTCTGATGATGCACGGAAGCGGACTCTAGTCAGAATCGGCATGGAGGCGGGAAGCGAACGGTACTACTGGGTGAATTCGTTGGTTGGacttggggtggtgatgaggccCGCTGAGGAGGGCAGAGAGTTTGAACTTGGAATGGAGTTCTGGCAGGCTCAGCTTTGA
- the FBA1 gene encoding Fructose-bisphosphate aldolase 1 (EggNog:ENOG503NVQC; COG:G; BUSCO:EOG092635YY), with amino-acid sequence MGGSTGFCQKSQQFLQLAAVKSLHDRPQESLPGRSTCRSQCFGSTPHLASPRGAGGHGGVILLDRDAPLLPATCRWSCNSSEQPRQSPGASYKALIFLPLPSRLLTFIFGSVTPISFSNHRTISFYLSTDITMGILDELNLPAGVIYGDHVLQLFQHARKVGFAIPAVNVTSSSTVVAALEAARDSKAPIILQTSQGGAAYFAGKGIKDSSEKREASVAGAIAAAHYIRAIAPSYGIPVVLHTDHCAKKLLPWFDGMLEEDEKFFKKNGTPLFSSHMLDLSEESVEENIETCVRYLKRMAPLKQWLEMEIGITGGEEDGVDNSGVDNSALYTQPEDILQIYNAFKDISPYFSIAAGFGNVHGVYAPGNVKLHPELLGKHQAYVKEQLKFSEDKPVFFVFHGGSGSSLSDYHTAISHGVVKVNVDTDLQWAYLTGIRDYVTNNIDYLKTQVGNPEGGNKPNKKKYDPRVWVREGEKTMKAKVEDCLKAFKTAGTL; translated from the exons ATGGGGGGTTCAACTGGGTTCTGTCAGAAATCCCAACAGTTTCTTCAGTTGGCAGCTGTCAAAAGCCTGCATGACAGGCCGCAGGAATCACTGCCGGGCCGCAGCACATGCCGAAGCCAGTGCTTTGGCTCAACACCCCACCTGGCCAGCCCGCGGGGTGCCGGTGGACATGGTGGGGTGATTCTCCTGGACCGGGATGCCCCGCTCCTGCCAGCGACTTGTCGGTGGTCTTGCAACTCGTCTGAGCAACCGCGACAGAGTCCAGGTGCGTCATACAAAGCCCTCATTTTCCTTCCACTCCCTTCTCGTCTCCTTACATTCATCTTTGGATCAGTCACTCCGATATCCTTCAGCAATCACCGCACAATTAGCTTTTACCTGTCTACCGATATCACAATGGGCATCCTCGAT GAGCTTAACCTCCCCGCCGGAGTCATCTAC GGCGACCATGTTCTCCAGCTTTTCCAGCACGCCCGCAAGGTCGGGTTTGCGATTCCTGCCGTGAACGTCACCTCGAGCTCGACTGTTGTCGCCGCCCTTGAGGCTG CCCGTGACTCCAAGGctcccatcatcctccagaCATCGCAAGGTGGAGC CGCCTACTTCGCTGGAAAGGGCATCAAGGACAGCTCTGAGAAGCGTGAAG CCTCCGTTGCTGGCGCGATAGCTGCCGCCCACTACATCCGTGCCATCGCCCCTTCGTACGGCATCCCCGTGGTGCTCCACACCGATCACTGCGCGAAGAAGCTCCTTCCATGGTTCGATGGCAtgctcgaggaggacgagaagtTCTTCAAGAAGAACGGCACGCCCCTTTTCAGCAGTCACATGCTTGATCTCTCGGAGGAATCCGTCGAAGAGAACATTGAGACTTGCGTCCGTTACCTGAAGCGCATGGCTCCTCTTAAGCAGTGGCTCGAGATGGAGATTGGTATCactggcggcgaggaggacggtgtCGATA ACTCTGGTGTTGACAACTCCGCTTTGTACACACAGCCCGAGGACATCTTGCAGATCTACAACGCCTTCAAGGACATCTCACCGTACTTCAGCATTGCTGCTGGCTTCGGCAATGTTCACGGCGTCTACGCCCCTGGAAATGTCAAGCT TCACCCTGAGTTGTTGGGCAAGCACCAGGCCTATGTCAAGGAGCAGCTGAAGTTCTCCGAGGACAAGCCCGTCTTCTTTGTCTTCCAT GGCGGATCTGGTTCTTCCTTGTCAGACTACCACACTGCGATCAGCCATGG TGTCGTCAAGGTGAACGTAGACACCGACTTGCAGTGGGCTTACTTGACGGGCATCAGAGACTatgtcaccaacaacatTGACTATCTCAAGACCCAAGTCGGAAACCCCGAAGGCGGGAACAAgcccaacaagaagaag TACGACCCTCGTGTCTGGGTCAGAGAGGGTGAGAAGACCATGAAGGCCAAGGTTGAGGACTGCCTCAAGGCGTTCAAGACTGCCGGCACCTTGTAA
- a CDS encoding uncharacterized protein (COG:S; EggNog:ENOG503PC83) — MLFIREQLVVERTNGKFTSKPHFSTRPNQLENTLKLDKMLFVGFWLMATASAVVILPGGEPKPYTSQYPILATTEDAYFRESAPNELWSVNNTVKVILSSHSTTNISNDAGLYPSGDSFIRGAIQAWGEHLHLVVRPEEVWFTILVQMNFYMTSHAEEVRELFVNHQGQREILVEDLTWYRILSRFRTEIQARVKTDWLMDWIMPNFSTTTESDVMTANILMMGLTKAYFKYIGKPVCGLPSVTLLGELSDWQKILAKLDRLPDFGPEPEEYKARLRPILSRFVTSFEQPDSPATQEFWNQIVTGRAGKVCGSPPVFLSGWITGFFFWNENGQAFARQKGNMLTLDGISYPVLDLEFAPVGYARAPFVMRNYQGQGDFPAYVAAGNLGKQVTTGPPAGYKEALLRTSGNVSLADDKARHATLRPLSAWMLYGPLSHEPRSGWFKEDELMDIQMSVKKYMTGDTCGLLAAP, encoded by the exons ATGCTGTTTATCCGTGAGCAGCTTGTCGTTGAGCGGACCAATGGCAAGTTCACCTCG AAACCACATTTCTCCACGAGACCAAACCAGCTGGAAAACACCTTGAAGCTCGACAAGATGCTGTTTGTGGGATTCTGGCTGATGGCCACGGCCTCAGCCGTCGTTATACTTCCAGGGGGAGAACCAAAGCCCTACACAAGCCAGTATCCGATCTTGGCAACAACAGAAGACGCCTACTTTCGTGAATCCGCCCCCAATGAACTTTGGAgcgtcaacaacaccgtcaagGTGATTCTGAGCTCACACTCGACCACCAACATATCCAATGATGCCGGGCTGTATCCTTCTGGTGACTCTTTCATTCGCGGCGCAATACAGGCGTGGGGTGAGCATTTGCACCTGGTCGTGCGCCCCGAAGAGGTCTGGTTCACCATTTTGGTGCAGATGAACTTTTATATGACATCTCATGCCGAGGAAGTTCGAGAGCTATTCGTCAATCACCAAGGACAACGGGAGATTCTCGTCGAGGATCTCACATGGTACCGCATTTTAAGCCGTTTCAGAACAGAAATTCAAGCGAGAGTCAAAACCGATTGGTTGATGGACTGGATCATGCCCAacttctcaacaacaaccgagAGCGACGTCATGACGGCCAATATCCTAATGATGGGTCTGACCAAAGCCTACTTCAAATACATTGGAAAACCTGTCTGTGGTCTACCATCGGTTACGCTGCTCGGCGAGCTTTCAGACTGGCAGAAGATCCTAGCAAAGCTCGACCGTCTGCCTGACTTTGGCCCGGAGCCCGAAGAATACAAGGCCAGACTCCGTCCTATTCTTTCGAGATTTGTCACAAGCTTCGAACAACCCGATTCACCCGCCACGCAAGAGTTTTGGAACCAAATTGTGACAGGAAGAGCGGGCAAAGTGTGCGGATCACCGCCAGTATTTCTCTCTGGATGGATCACgggcttctttttctggaACGAGAACGGCCAGGCTTTCGCGCGTCAAAAAGGCAACATGTTGACACTTGATGGCATCTCCTATCCCGTTCTTGACCTCGAATTTGCACCAGTGGGATACGCAAGAGCCCCATTTGTGATGCGGAACTACCAAGGTCAAGGGGACTTCCCTGCATACGTCGCGGCTGGCAATCTAGGGAAGCAGGTCACAACCGGTCCCCCGGCCGGGTACAAGGAGGCGTTGTTGAGGACTAGTGGCAATGTTAGCCTTGCCGACGACAAGGCTAGGCATGCAACTCTGAGGCCCTTGAGTGCATGGATGCTGTACGGCCCCCTCAGTCATGAGCCCCGATCAGGTTGGTTCAAGGAGGATGAGTTGATGGATATTCAGATGAGTGTCAAAAAGTACATGACTGGAGACACGTGTGGTTTGCTGGCCGCTCCTTGA
- a CDS encoding uncharacterized protein (EggNog:ENOG503P32U; COG:S) — protein sequence MTNAEPPPPPASGPENHPDEAPLLKTFTRLSKQVYVQEPVSSPPPGAHETDPTTVIIYGWGDAAPKHLSKYVTGYTTLFPYVRLVLIFSPILKTLYQTLDSRSKTMIPVIEALYGPISSLGSSAVPSKAESKERILLQVMSNTGGMNLAATMYAFTRAQPTEPAQVFPYDLMVLDSTPGSTAFLPNIAPWSRAMAIGASRVLPFLPFIVIQAMAALFLATLHGVGQIMGATSAAVFSVAAVNDPSLSDITSKRLYLYSKEDDIIHWEDIERHAADAKSKGWDVSAETFEGTPHVGHMKAHPDKYWTAISAAWKDAVKKRDHQ from the coding sequence ATGACCAACGCCGaaccgccaccgcctcccgcCTCGGGGCCCGAAAATCATCCCGATGAAGCACCGTTGCTGAAAACCTTCACCCGCCTCAGCAAGCAAGTCTACGTTCAAGAGCccgtttcctctcctcccccaggcGCTCACGAAACCGATCCAACAACCGTGATCATATATGGCTGGGGGGATGCCGCGCCGAAACATCTGTCCAAATATGTTACTGGCTACACGACGCTATTTCCCTATGTCCGCTTGGTCCTCATCTTCTCTCCGATCCTCAAGACGCTGTACCAGACCCTCGACTCTCGTTCAAAAACCATGATACCCGTGATCGAGGCCCTCTACGGGCCCATTTCCTCCCTTGGCTCCTCTGCCGTGCCCTCCAAGGCCGAGTCCAAAGAACGAATCCTCCTGCAAGTCATGTCCAACACTGGAGGGATGAACCTGGCCGCCACCATGTACGCTTTTACTAGAGCCCAGCCCACTGAACCAGCTCAGGTGTTCCCCTATGACCTCATGGTCCTTGATTCAACACCAGGGAGCACCGCCTTCCTTCCCAACATTGCTCCTTGGTCACGAGCCATGGCAATAGGAGCTTCGAGAGTCTTGCCTTTTCTCCCCTTTATCGTCATCCAGGCGATGGCGGCGCTGTTCCTCGCAACGCTGCATGGCGTTGGTCAGATCATGGGAGCTACTTCTGCAGCAGTGTTCTCTGTAGCCGCCGTAAACGATCCATCATTGTCCGACATCACCTCGAAACGGCTATACCTCTACAGCAAAGAAGACGACATCATTCATTGGGAGGATATTGAAAGGCACGCGGCAGATGCAAAAAGCAAGGGATGGGACGTGTCGGCCGAGACCTTTGAGGGCACCCCCCATGTTGGCCACATGAAAGCCCACCCGGACAAGTACTGGACTGCCATCAGCGCAGCATGGAAAGATGCAGTCAAGAAACGAGACCATCAGTGA
- a CDS encoding uncharacterized protein (EggNog:ENOG503PQYE): protein MIDAQELRRRWSDKTEAVFTSADLSNYVEIPARNYERTFDFQGCKSIVFLKGERTGTEEDVILMSQGTGRMVLPAGVQVLVTDGYTKCSSNPTDAARSGSTVTSSTPKPVVGKDDGWTVVAQADGY, encoded by the exons atgatTGACGCCCAGGAACTT CGTCGCCGCTGGTCGGACAAGACCGAAGCCGTCTTCACCTCTGCGGACCTCAGCAACTACGTCGAAATCCCCGCCCGCAACTATGAGCGCACATTCGACTTTCAGGGCTGCAAGTCCATCGTCTTTCTTAAGGGCGAGCGCACCGGTACCGAAGAGGATGTGATTCTCATGTCCCAGGGCACCGGCCGCATGGTCCTTCCTGCCGGCGTGCAAGTTCTCGTCACCGACGGCTACACCAAGTGCAGCTCTAATCCTACCGACGCCGCTCGTTCTGGCTCCACCgtcacctcttccacccccaaGCCTGTCGTGGGTAAGGATGACGGTTGGACTGTTGTTGCCCAAGCCGATGGGTACTAG
- a CDS encoding uncharacterized protein (EggNog:ENOG503NW29; COG:I; COG:Q), giving the protein MASHLVLWALLPVGVYLLATVWHRRFKQYAHFPQLTPSFIWGHMKTIHEFTVKNNDLPDLHIDWIFRDMVKAAGNPSVLLVDLWPARYPMAVISSHEVAEQLSKATKQYPWSAPKSPTIADLVDLIGPHSILSKQREEWKSMRKQYNPGFAPKHLMTLLPCIIDKTEIFLGRLNKLCENGQSFPLTDLIISLTFDIIGAVTMGIDFDAQIPDSSREGEFIRVYDQLVQTFHGRSNMLPWWCYPKLALKRFRLGKKVDSLLEQMIRLKHGEEQPQEKRSVLSLSLQGHDVLDEQLLAQTIDQVKTFLFAGHDTTSILLAWAFYFLHRYPKAHEALVAELDALFGPESGESFELMKHKLLSPGGDELLNNMAYTTAVIKETLRLCPPAGTARMAPPGSNFVVQTPEGQQLCLDGMVVYNCATIIQRDAQVFGDTADEFMPDRWLGDKSGIMSSSNDGDSTIEEDRRFPASSWRPFERGPRNCIGQDLATIEARVIIAFVARKYTFSKVGLGELERNEKGTFILEPTRKCRLKGKPVYNNQQVTAKPVDGMLMTVTTK; this is encoded by the exons atgGCGAGCCATCTTGTGCTCTGGGCCTTGCTCCCGGTTGGCGTGTATCTTTTGGCGACGGTGTGGCATCGCAGGTTCAAGCAGTATGCCCACTTTCCACAGCTTACCCCGTCTTTTATTTGGGGACACATGAAGACCATTCATGAGTTTACAGTCAAAAACAATGACCTCCCTGATCTGCATATTG ACTGGATCTTCCGTGACATGGTCAAAGCTGCCGGTAACCCTTCTGTGCTTCTCGTCGACCTCTGGCCAGCCAGGTATCCCATGGCCGTCATTTCGTCTCATGAGGTGGCCGAGCAGCTGTCGAAAGCGACGAAGCAGTATCCTTGGAGCGCCCCAAAATCCCCTACTATAGCCGACCTTGTGGACCTCATCGGGCCTCACTCCATCTTGTCCAAGCAGCGAGAGGAATGGAAGTCGATGAGAAAGCAGTACAACCCTGGATTCGCGCCGAAGCACCTCATGACCTTGCTCCCCTGTATCATTGACAAGACTGAGATCTTCCTCGGTAGACTGAACAAGCTCTGCGAAAATGGCCAATCTTTCCCCTTGACCGACCTCATTATCAGCTTGACATTTGACATCATCGGGGCGGTGACGATGGGCATCGACTTTGACGCCCAGATCCCCGACTCTTCCAGAGAGGGCGAGTTCATCAGGGTTTATGATCAACTAGTCCAGACATTTCATGGAAGAAGCAACATGCTTCCGTGGTGGTGTTATCCAAAGCTGGCCCTCAAACGATTCCGTCTTGGGAAAAAGGTCGACTCCCTTCTGGAACAGATGATTCGGCTGAAGCATGGCGAGGAGCAGCCACAGGAAAAGCGCAGTGTGCTGAGCCTGTCACTGCAGGGACACGACGTGCTCGACGAGCAGCTGCTGGCTCAGACAATCGATCAGGTAAAGACGTTCCTGTTTGCAGGGCACGACACGACCTCGATTCTTCTCGCTTGGGCATTCTACTTTCTTCATCGGTACCCCAAAGCGCACGAGGCACTAGTTGCAGAGCTGGATGCCCTCTTCGGCCCCGAATCAGGTGAAAGCTTCGAGCTGATGAAGCACAAGCTGCTGAGTCCGGGAGGGGATGAATTGCTCAACAACATGGCctacaccaccgccgtcatCAAGGAGACGCTGCGCCTATGCCCACCAGCTGGTACGGCAAGGATGGCGCCACCAGGAAGCAACTTCGTTGTGCAAACCCCTGAAGGACAACAACTGTGTCTCGATGGCATGGTGGTTTATAACTGCGCCACCATCATACAGCGAGACGCTCAAGTGTTTGGTGATACTGCGGACGAGTTCATGCCGGACAGATGGCTAGGCGACAAGAGCGGGATTATGAGCTCGAGCAACGACGGGGACAGCACCATCGAAGAAGACAGACGGTTTCCCGCCAGCTCTTGGAGACCGTTTGAACGCGGTCCCAGAAACTGCATCGGCCAGGACCTTGCCACGATCGAAGCAAGGGTCATCATTGCGTTTGTGGCAAGAAAATACACCTTTTCCAAGGTGGGCTTGGGAGAGCTGGAAAGGAATGAAAAGGGAACTTTCATTCTTGAACCAACACGAAAATGCCGTCTCAAGGGCAAACCAGTGTACAAT AATCAACAGGTAACTGCTAAGCCGGTAGATGGGATGCTGATGACGGTGACGACGAAGTGA
- a CDS encoding uncharacterized protein (EggNog:ENOG503P6FR), which yields MSISQEPSDGRFSSTSADESPGLTTFSLFSLLPAELRLKIWRLSFFPRTVVLHTRRTHYADDNHQDQPKWQSRSFNPVALSVSIEARQAALRHYNVALPLYAPTVRHHLLDPEINSERPGDLLPSRSLYLNLEHDTVALLGDLHYTRLTNLLDWLRKTGASPLRNQKGRARGLRRLSMSMAPWAHPVGAATLKAFSRTIFADLDEFILFLYAERVPPAEWKGGKCVLQQASVDTDYYRRFLLSRGKQFVDGDGWMKVGKKPMKVAEIQFVDGW from the exons ATGAGCATCAGCCAAGAGCCAAGTGATGGGCGGTTTTCTTCAACGTCTGCCGATGAGAGCCCGGGCCTCACAACGTTTTCCCTATTCTCACTTCTCCCCGCGGAGCTCCGTCTCAAGATATG GCGTCTCTCATTCTTTCCTCGTACAGTCGTCCTTCACACCCGCCGCACCCACTATGCTGATGAcaaccaccaagaccaacccAAGTGGCAATCACGCTCCTTCAACCCTGTCGCTCTTTCGGTCTCTATAGAAGCCCGCCAGGCAGCTCTCAGGCACTATAATGTTGCGCTTCCCCTTTACGCTCCTACCGTCCGACACCACCTCCTAGACCCAGAGATCAATTCGGAACGGCCTGGCGAcctccttccttcccgcTCGCTGTATCTCAACCTAGAGCATGACACAGTCGCCTTGCTCGGTGATCTCCATTACACCCGGTTGACGAACCTGTTGGATTGGCTCCGAAAGACGGGTGCATCCCCTCTGAGGAACCAAAAGGGTAGGGCGAGGGGGCTGAGAAGGTTGTCAATGAGCATGGCTCCCTGGGCTCACCCAGTGGGGGCAGCCACTCTCAAAGCGTTTTCGCGGACCATTTTTGCCGACCTGGACGAGTTTATCTTGTTTCTATATGCAGAGCGCGTGCCGCCGGCCGAGTGGAAGGGCGGTAAATGCGTGCTGCAGCAAGCGAGTGTCGATACTGATTACTATCGCCGCTTCCTCCTGAGCAGAGGCAAGCagtttgttgatggggaCGGGTGGATGAAGGTTGGCAAGAAGCCCATGAAGGTGGCCGAGATTCAGTttgtggatgggtggtga